A stretch of Neisseria subflava DNA encodes these proteins:
- a CDS encoding alpha-hydroxy acid oxidase produces MKSDLSKITCIEDLRLVAKRKMPRMFYDYIDSGSWTETTYRENTSDFKDIRFRQKVLVNMEGRSLETKMIGQDVKMPVAIAPTGFTGMAHADGEILAARAAEKFGIPFTLSTMSICSIEDVAENTSSPFWFQLYVMRDREFMENLIKRAKDAKCSALVLTADLQVLGQRHKDIKNGLSAPPKPTIANLINLATKPEWCMKMLNTERRTFRNIVGHAKNVGDLSSLSSWTSEQFDPRLSWDDVARIKDLWGGKLIIKGIMEPEDAEKAAKSGADALVVSNHGGRQLDDTVSAIKALPDVVSAVGSDIEVWMDSGIRSGQDILKAWALGAKGTMIGRAFLYGLGAYGEEGVTRALEILYKEMDISMAFTGHRNIQDVDSSILRSTCWHQDEF; encoded by the coding sequence ATGAAATCTGATTTAAGCAAAATAACCTGTATCGAAGACTTGCGCCTTGTTGCCAAACGTAAAATGCCGCGTATGTTTTATGACTATATTGACTCAGGCTCTTGGACGGAAACCACTTATCGTGAAAATACTTCGGATTTTAAAGACATCCGTTTCCGTCAAAAAGTATTGGTTAATATGGAAGGACGCAGCCTTGAGACCAAAATGATCGGACAGGATGTGAAAATGCCGGTGGCGATTGCACCGACCGGTTTCACAGGTATGGCGCATGCCGACGGTGAAATCTTGGCGGCGCGGGCGGCGGAAAAATTCGGTATTCCGTTTACGCTTTCAACTATGTCCATTTGTTCGATTGAAGATGTGGCTGAAAACACCAGCTCGCCGTTTTGGTTTCAGCTTTATGTGATGCGCGACCGCGAGTTTATGGAGAACCTGATTAAGCGTGCGAAGGATGCCAAATGTTCGGCTTTGGTATTGACTGCCGATTTGCAGGTTTTGGGTCAACGTCACAAAGACATTAAAAACGGTCTGTCTGCGCCGCCGAAACCGACTATTGCCAATTTAATCAATTTGGCGACCAAACCGGAATGGTGTATGAAAATGCTGAATACGGAACGCCGCACCTTCCGCAATATCGTCGGTCATGCGAAAAACGTCGGTGATTTGTCTTCGCTGTCTTCATGGACTTCCGAACAATTCGACCCGCGCCTAAGTTGGGACGATGTGGCGCGCATTAAAGATTTATGGGGTGGCAAGCTGATTATCAAAGGCATTATGGAGCCTGAAGATGCGGAAAAGGCAGCGAAAAGCGGTGCAGACGCATTGGTCGTTTCCAATCATGGCGGCCGTCAGCTTGACGATACTGTGTCTGCCATTAAGGCTTTGCCTGATGTGGTCAGCGCGGTGGGTAGCGACATCGAGGTTTGGATGGACAGCGGTATCCGCAGCGGTCAGGATATTTTGAAGGCTTGGGCTTTGGGTGCGAAAGGTACGATGATAGGCCGGGCGTTCCTGTATGGTTTGGGTGCGTATGGTGAAGAAGGTGTAACCCGTGCGCTGGAAATCCTGTATAAAGAAATGGATATTTCCATGGCGTTTACCGGTCATCGCAATATTCAAGATGTGGATTCCAGCATTTTGCGTTCTACGTGTTGGCATCAAGATGAATTTTAA
- the iscR gene encoding Fe-S cluster assembly transcriptional regulator IscR yields MRLTTKGRFAVTAMIDLAMNAQTGAVKLSAISERQSISLSYLEQLFSKLRRAGLVESLRGPGGGYILAAPAEQINIAQIISAAEDRLDATQCGSKANCNHGAPCLTHDLWENLNKTINDYLSGVTLQSIIEQKNCSDSSHVVTFTHIH; encoded by the coding sequence ATGAGACTGACTACCAAAGGGCGATTTGCAGTAACCGCCATGATAGATTTGGCGATGAACGCTCAAACCGGCGCTGTCAAACTCAGTGCCATCAGCGAACGACAAAGCATATCGCTTTCCTACCTCGAACAATTATTCAGCAAACTGCGCCGTGCCGGATTGGTTGAAAGCCTACGCGGCCCTGGCGGAGGCTACATCCTTGCCGCTCCCGCCGAGCAAATCAATATTGCACAAATCATCTCCGCAGCCGAAGACCGACTGGATGCCACGCAATGCGGCAGCAAAGCAAACTGCAACCACGGCGCCCCCTGCCTGACCCACGACCTTTGGGAAAACTTAAACAAAACCATCAATGATTACCTCAGCGGCGTTACGCTGCAAAGCATCATTGAACAAAAAAACTGCAGCGACAGCAGTCATGTCGTTACCTTTACACACATTCATTAA
- a CDS encoding IscS subfamily cysteine desulfurase, with the protein MTVKTPVYLDYAATTPVDKRVAEKMIPYLTETFGNPASNSHAFGWEAEEAVEKARADIAALINADPKEIVFTSGATESDNLAIKGAANFYKTKGKHLITVKTEHKAVLDTMRELERQGFEVTYLDVQENGLIDLEELKAAIRDDTILISVMWVNNEIGVVQDIPAIGEICRERKIIFHVDAAQACGKVPVDVEAAKVDLLSMSGHKVYGPKGIGALYVRRKPRVRLEAQMHGGGHERGFRSGTLPTHQIVGMGEAFRIAKEELEQDMAHYRKLRDIFLKGIEGIEEVYINGDLEHRTPNNLNVSFNFVEGESLIMAVKELAVSSGSACTSASLEPSYVLRALGRNDELAHSSLRITFGRMTTEEEVQFAAELIKSKIGKLRELSPLWEMFKDGIDLNSIEWAAH; encoded by the coding sequence ATGACCGTCAAAACCCCCGTATACCTCGACTACGCCGCCACAACCCCCGTTGACAAACGCGTTGCCGAAAAAATGATTCCCTATCTGACCGAAACCTTCGGCAACCCCGCTTCCAACAGCCACGCATTCGGCTGGGAAGCAGAAGAAGCCGTCGAAAAAGCCCGCGCAGACATTGCTGCCCTGATTAACGCCGACCCCAAAGAAATCGTTTTTACCAGCGGCGCGACCGAGTCCGACAACCTCGCCATCAAAGGCGCGGCAAACTTCTACAAAACCAAAGGCAAACACCTCATCACCGTCAAAACCGAACACAAAGCCGTACTCGACACCATGCGCGAACTCGAACGCCAAGGTTTCGAAGTAACCTATCTGGACGTACAAGAAAACGGTTTGATTGATTTGGAAGAACTCAAAGCCGCCATCCGCGACGATACCATCCTGATTTCCGTGATGTGGGTGAATAACGAAATCGGCGTAGTGCAAGACATTCCCGCCATCGGCGAAATCTGCCGCGAACGCAAAATCATTTTCCACGTTGACGCAGCACAAGCATGCGGCAAAGTGCCTGTCGATGTTGAAGCCGCCAAAGTCGATTTGCTGTCCATGTCCGGCCACAAAGTATACGGCCCTAAAGGCATCGGCGCCCTGTATGTACGCCGTAAACCACGCGTCCGCCTCGAAGCCCAAATGCACGGCGGCGGCCACGAACGCGGTTTCCGTTCCGGTACATTGCCGACCCATCAAATCGTCGGTATGGGCGAAGCTTTCCGCATTGCCAAAGAAGAACTCGAGCAAGACATGGCACACTACCGCAAACTGCGCGATATCTTCCTCAAAGGTATCGAAGGCATCGAAGAAGTCTACATCAACGGCGACCTCGAACACCGCACTCCAAACAACCTGAACGTCAGCTTCAACTTCGTCGAAGGCGAAAGCCTGATTATGGCGGTCAAAGAACTCGCCGTATCCAGTGGCTCAGCCTGTACTTCTGCCAGTCTCGAACCAAGCTACGTTTTACGCGCACTCGGCCGCAACGACGAATTAGCGCACTCTTCCCTACGCATCACCTTCGGCCGCATGACCACCGAAGAAGAAGTCCAATTCGCAGCAGAACTGATTAAATCCAAAATCGGTAAACTGCGCGAACTGTCTCCGCTGTGGGAAATGTTCAAAGACGGTATCGATTTGAACTCGATTGAATGGGCGGCGCATTAA